One Paroedura picta isolate Pp20150507F chromosome 16, Ppicta_v3.0, whole genome shotgun sequence genomic region harbors:
- the ZNF385C gene encoding zinc finger protein 385C isoform X6 — MPGRTLHPPLDLKHLLTFRLNGTSPLSLFPNFNTMDPVQKAVINHTFGVPNPLKKKQFISCNICHLRFNSANQAEAHYRGHKHARRLKAIEAAKNKQKVSEGRSSSQEKPAASDAALDPAGDTVSSSVQSNDLLGLKQPAAEEYSLVLMPPLEKSPAELMSGVLPLVSPPASEPSEGAPDTASVASSSAAPGAESPVAELGSTISSGPEAEKEGKKAKQHLFCPTCKVTVNSTSQLEAHNSGAKHKSMLEGQAVLPRRGRGKVLSRVGHKPKRIGSKGIQNKAFQCQACEIYVNSETQLKQHMSSRRHKDRLAGKPPKPKYSPYSKLQKNAALAVSILKSKLALQKHLTKTLAARFLPSPFTPATVCALPGPLTLRPAATTLFQAPLFGPALFRTPPGPVRAATGPIVFAPY, encoded by the exons ATGGATCCGGTACAGAAAGCGGTGATCAACCACACGTTTGGCGTACCCAACCCGCTCAAGAAGAAGCAGTTCATCTCTTGTAATATTTGCCATCTCAGATTCAACTCTGCG AATCAAGCCGAGGCGCACTACCGAGGGCACAAGCACGCCCGGAGACTCAAAGCCATCGAAGCAGCGAAAAACAAGCAGAAGGTGTCCGAGGGCCGCAGCAGCAGCCAAGAAAAACCAGCCGCCTCGGATGCCGCACTGGACCCCGCTGGAGACACCGTCAGCAGCTCAG TACAATCAAATGACCTGCTGGGATTAAAGCAACCCGCAGCGGAGGAGTACAGCCTGGTGCTTATGCCCCCCCTCGAGAAGTCCCCTGCGGAGCTGATGAGTGGCGTCCTACCCCTTGTCTCCCCACCCGCTTCAGAGCCCTCCGAGGGAGCGCCGGACACGGCCAGCGTGGCCTCCTCCTCAGCAGCCCCTGGGGCAGAGAGTCCCGTTGCCGAATTGGGCAGCACCATCAGCTCAGGACCagaggcagagaaggaagggaagaaagccaAGCAACACTTGTTCTGTCCCACGTGCAAGGTGACCGTCAACTCCACCTCCCAGCTGGAAGCTCATAACTCCG GAGCAAAGCACAAGTCAATGCTGGAAGGCCAAGCGGTTCTGCCAAGACGAGGAAGGGGGAAGGTCCTCTCTCGGGTGGGCCACAAGCCCAAGCGTATCGGCAGCAAAGGCATCCAAAACAAGGCATTCCAGTGCCAGGCGTGCGAGATTTATGTCAACTCAGAAACCCAGCTCAAGCAG CACATGAGCAGTCGGCGGCACAAGGACCGGTTGGCAGGAAAGCCCCCGAAACCCAAATACAGCCCGTACAGCAAGCTCCAGAAGAACGCGGCCCTGGCAGTGAGTATTTTGAAG TCCAAGCTGGCTCTGCAGAAGCACCTCACAAAGACCCTGGCTGCCCGgttcctgcccagccccttcaCCCCAGCCACCGTGTGCGCCCTGCCTGGCCCGCTGACGCTGCGACCAGCCGCCACGACCCTCTTCCAAGCTCCCCTCTTTGGACCAGCGCTTTTCCGGACCCCGCCCGGCCCTGTGAGAGCCGCTACGGGCCCCATCGTCTTCGCCCCTTACTAG